TTTGCTATATAAAGTCCAAGACCAAGCCCTGAGTTTGATGTCTCAACCTTTCTGTTAAATGCCCTTTCAAAGTCAAGTCTTTGCTCTTCTAGTTTGTCCCCCACGCTACTTATGCAGAGCTTGTTTTTATCTATGCTTACGATGACTTTGTCATTAGAGTATTTTAAAGCGTTGTCGATTAAATTTTTAACTCCGGTTGCATAAAGTTCAAAATCAACCTCCACTACGCTTACTTCGCTCTCTGCTCGTACCTCTATGCGACTAGTATCCTTTAGTAAAAGTAGGTCTACTGAGTGGTCGATGATGTCCATAACTCGGTGTCTGTTCTTCTTAAGCCCCCATTCATTAGATACTAGTTTTTCTACCTTGACGACTTCGCCTAGTATTATCTCAAGTCGTGTAAATATCTGCTTTAGTCTATTTTTAAAGTTATCATCTTGTAGTAGTTCCGCTATCACGTCCGCCATGATCCGCCCCTTCATTATCGGGTTGCGAAACTCATGCAAGATGTTGCGTAAAAATAGCGCTCTTGCTTCCTTTATCGCATTTATTTTTTGCATTGTAGTATTAAACTCGCTAGCGATTTGATCTATCTCATCATTTGCTTCTATTTTTATTAGTCTGAATTTATCTTTTTCTCCTGCCTCTCTTATCATGTTTTTTAAATTTCTAAGCTTTAGTAGCTTTCTTAAAACAGCTATAAAAAAAGTTATCATAACGATATTTACTATAAACCAAAGTATCCAAATTCTGCGTGTAGACATCTCTTCTAAATTTTCTAAAGGCACTTCGTGTGTTGTGATGTCGTTTTTTAGTGGATCAAGCCCTGCTGCTATCATAATACGTGGTAGCATTTTGGCATCTACAGAAAAAAATCTAGGCACAAAATAGAGCTTTTTGTTATATCTTATCATATCGGCATATGAGTCACTAAAAATTTTCTCACCGTTTTGCCTGATCTCATTTGGGTCATACTCGCTGTTTTTAAGCCCTATTTGCTTTAACTGCTCGGTAGCACCACTGTCTTCTTGTCCGCGTATACGCATACCTAGCATAAAGCGCTGATAAGTAAAGTACTCTGCGTCTCTTATCTGCCTGTTTGATTCGATATAAAATGCTGAGTTTACTATGATAAGAGCGATAAAAAAGAAAAAAGTTATTAGCTTTACTATAGATATACTACGCATTGATAAATTTGTACCCTATACCGCGCACGGGGTGGATATATCGTGGATTTTTAGAGTCATCTCCTATCTTTTGACGCAGTCGCCCTATAGCTACATCGATGCTTTTAAGTCCGCTTTGAAATTTTGACTGACCTAAATTTATCAAAATATCCTCTCTTGGTATGACCACTCCCTCTTTTTCATAAAAGTAGATAAAAATATCAAATTCTGCTTTTGTTAGTGATATTTCCTCTTTGTTTTTTATGACGATACGTCTTTGTTTATCTACGCAAAAAGTTTTGGAGTCGCTAGTAATCTGTATCCCTCGGCGCAGTATGGATCTTATCCTAAAGACAAGTTCTATAGGGTCATACGGTTTTGCCATATAGTCATCGGCTCCAAGCTCAAAGCCCTTTATCTTATCTAGTGTCTCAGTGCGAGCCGATGATATGACTATTGGTAGTACTGGATAACCATATCTAACTTTTTTGCAAACTTCAAGACCATCCATATCTGGTAAGCCTAAATCAAGTACCAGTGCATCAAAGGTATTTTTTTCGTTTAAAATTTTAAGTCCTTCAAGCGGATTTGTAGCTATAGTTACATCAATCTCGCTTTTTGCTAACGCATATTTTAAAAGCTCAGCCAAATCAAAGTCATCTTCTATAAGTAAAATTTCTATCATGGTGGTGATTATATCAAATTTTAAAAATTAAAACTAAAAATTATTTTTTAGGTAATGTTACCAAAATCTTACCGTTTTTAGTAAGCCTGCGTGTTATGATTTCGTTTACAAATTAAAAATGGGCATTACACAACAAGCTGGGTCCAAGACTCTCTTGCTAAGGGGTGTTCAAAAATTAAAGGGGTTTACAATGAAGACATCTGTTTTAACAATGGGTAAGCGCGAGTTTGCCTTTAGTTTGGCTGCACTTATGGCTATGACATCTAGTGCTTATGCTAGTGATAGCTTAGAGCAAGCTCTACAGGCAAGTACGATGAGTGCTACAGTATTTTCATACTATGATATGGATAAAACCGAGTACTTTCCGCCTGCTAGCAGTACAAATCCAAATCGCCAACACATCGGCGGTATCGGTGCTGAGCTTAGATTTTTAACCGGCTCTTACTATGGCTTTAGACTTGGTCTTACGACTCAGGGATTAGTAAATTTTGCTCCATCAAATGCTGCAAAAGATTTTTACGCATATGACTGGAATAGTGAAGGTGTAGCACTTTCAGAGACTTACTTAGGATATGAGCATGACTACATCGACCTTAAAATCGGTCGTCAATACCACAACTCAAAATACACCGGACTAGTGCCACCACTTGTCGCTACAAATACAGATGTGGGATATAAAGAGGCGTTTGAGGGTGTGAGCGCTAGGATAAAGCTTGATAGCATTGATACTGTTATCGGTGTGGCTGACTTTTGGAAATTTGCAGGTAGATCAAACGCTGTAACAGGAGGTGATGATGGCGCGCCAAGATTTAAAGATAGAGTTATCATCGGCGGACTTGGGCCTTACGGTTTTAAATTTGATAACATCTTTAACTCATTTGTGACATATAGCGGGCTTTCTGGTGTTTCGCTCACAGCTGCTTATGCTAATGTATCGGGTCTTGAGTATGATGACGCGGCTAACTCAAAGGGTGATATAAATTTCTACTTTGCACACGCTGGTTACAAAACACCCGCACTTTATGTATAAAGGCTCAAGAACAAACGGCACTTTAAAAGAAAATTTTGACTTTAACGGCGATTATTACACAGGTATGGTCGGACTTTATAACGCCTATGGTTTTGATTTTAGATATGCGTACTCAACTGTTAGTAAAAACCAAATGGCACTTCAAGGCATAGGTAACGACTGCGGTGCATTTACGGCTACTCCTATTTATGGTCCGTTTTTATTTATGTCTTTTGCAGGTATGAATTTACATAAACTTAGTGTGGGTTATGATCTTAGCAATATAGGAGTTGACGGTCTAAGAGTAGATGCTGACTACTGGTATGGCGAGCAACGCAACGGTAATAACGTCCGCTCAGGTGGCTTACACGGTCAAGCACCAGGCACTAGGATAGATGTAGAGGGCTGGGATATGCAACTTACTTACAATGTTCCTGCAGTAAAAGGTCTAAAGATATCTGCTATCTATGAAACTATGGATAGAAAACTAAAATACACCAACGGTAGCAGTAACGGCAAAACGACAGATGAGGAGTTTTGGCTAAGAGCGTCTTATGACTTTGATATATTGAAATAAATTTTATAAACAAGGAGTATAAAATGGTAGAAGAAAATGAACTATCACGCCGCTCGTTTTTAAAGCGTAGTGGAGCGCTCACACTTGGCTCAGTCGCAGCTGGATCTGCACTGCTAACAGGCTGTGAAAACCCAAACAATCACCTTATCCACCTAGAAAAGGAGGCTACAAAAGCACCAGAGGTACCAAAGTGGCTAGGTATTGAGCCACAAATTTCAGATGCACAGATAAAAAAGACACTTGATACAGATGTGCTTATCATTGGTGCTGGTGTTTCCGGACTTCATGCTGCACGCGCTGCTAGTGAAAAAGGCGCAAAGGTCATCGTTATAGAAAAAGCTGGTCGCTTTCAGGTTAGAAGTGGTCAGTACGGCACTCTTGGGAATAAATTTCAAAGAGAGCTTGGTATCACATATGACAAGCACGCAGCTATAAATGAGCACTTAAAACAGATGGGATACCGCGCCGATCAGCGTGTGTGGAACTACTGGGCTGATCACAGTGGTGAAGACTTTGACTGGATGATAGACCTTGCGCCTGGGGTGCATTTTATGATGGAGACTGATACACAGCTTGATAGAAGCAAGATAAATTTGATGCTCATGCACTATCCGCTTCCTGCTGCATATGATCCAAACGAGGAAAATAGCCCAAGCTATCCAACTGTTATGACATTTTTGCCTAACCAAGAGCCGATGATGGAGCTAGTCTATAAAAAATCCATAGAGCAAGGTACAAAGTATATCTTTAAAACTCGCGCGCAAAAGCTACTTCGTGATAAAACTACTGGCAAAATGCAAGGAGCTATCGCGCAAGATATGGCTGATGGCTCATATATCAAGATAAATGCTAAGTCGGTGATTTTAGCTACTGGCGATTATATGAATAACCCTGAAATGGCAAAAACATTTGTGCCTTGGGTGGCAAATTTCTTCTGTCCATTTCCAAACCTAGACTATAAAAATAACCCTACAAATACAGGGGACGGACATAGGCTTGGCTCATGGATAGGCGCGAAACTAGAAGATGGACCGCATGCGCCAGTTGCGCACACTCTTGGTGGACCACTTGGCGTTGATGCGTTTTTGCTGACAAATGCAAAGGGAGAGCGCTTTACAAATGAAGATCTTAGCGGACAGCAAGTCACTCAGCCACTCTCTCGTCAGCCAGGAGGCTTTGGTTGGCAGGTGTTTGATGCTAAATTTCCTGAGCAGGTCGAGTTTATGGGTGTATCTCATGGTAGTGTAAATCACTGCGTGGCACCGGAGGACAATCCAAAACTCCCACCTGACTGCCAATGGGCGATAGGTAAAACATCGTATATATCGGTAAAAGATCTTGAAGAGATGCCTGGTGTCTTTAAGGCAAACAGCATAGAAGAGCTTGCCGGTATGCTCTATCCTGATAACAAAAAAGCACAGACCAAATTTTTAGCGACTATAAAACGCTACAACGAGCTATGTGATAAGGGACATGATGATGACTTTGGTAAGACTGCTAAAAGGATGTTTCCAGTGCGCCATGCACCGTTTTATGCTGGCAAGATGGATGTTGGTGCGAGCCTAGTTGTCATGGGTGGCTTTACCGTTGAGCCAAATACTGCAAATGTACTAGATGCTGAGTATAACGAAATTTCGGGTCTTTATGCCTGCGGTAATGTTATGGGTGGACGCTTTTTAGGGGATTACCCAGTGGTACTAGCCGGTACTAGCCATGCGACATGCCTATGCTACGGACGCTTAGCTGGCTATCAAGCTGCGGCAAACGCAAAAGGAGGAAGAGCATGAGCAAGAGAAGAAAATATACGCTACTAGGTTTAGTGCTAGCTGTTATCGTGGGTTTTGTAGCGTTTCATCAAGTGCAAGCAGCTAGCCATAAGGCTGAATTTTGTATCTTATGTCACAACATGCAGCCACAGTACGACTCTTTTGTAAGTGGAAATATGCTAGCTAAAAAGCATAATGACGCAAATGTAACGTGTCATGACTGCCACACCCCAACTATACCCGAGCAGTTAAATGAGGTTAGGATGTATCTAACTGGCAACTTTGATATGCCAGCAAAGCAAAGAGGCTTTAAAAACGAGCAGTGTGTGGGATGCCATAAGGTGGATGATATCAGGAAAAAGACTGCAAGCTATGGTATGTCTAACCCTCATGAAGGCGTTCACAATAAAGACAATGAGATGCTAGAGTGTCAGTCGTGTCACGCCGTGCATCATCCACAAAAGCTAAATACTTGTATGTCTTGTCACCCGATAGACTGGAAAGTGGATAGTAGCTGGAGGATGTATCTACCTAGTGAAAAATAATCTCTAATCCGCCTCACTTGGGGGCGGACTTTCTGTTTTGCTAAACTCATAGCTTTTGAAAGAACTCTTATTAATTTTAGCAAAATGTAATAGAGTTCTTTTGTGTTATTGCTATTATTAAGTCTAAAATAGCATTCATTAATACAAAACAGTAAATTCCATTGCTTTATTTAAAAAACAAGAAAAGTTCAAAATGGCTTGGAATACCGATTTTATAGTGTTTCGATGTTCCTATCTCCCGGCCACTTACTTCAATACAACAAACAGCATAATACTATAATTACTTCCTTGCAACAAAAAACACACCATTTTATATATTTAGCTAACATTTTGGTTAAATTACCATAACTTAAAAGATAAGCATTTAAGTAATTGTCTCAACTGTCATGCGTTTTTGTGTGCAGCTCATGTTTTAGCTACAGCTCTCCGGGATTTATTTGTCATTCTTTGTCTTTATGCCACATTATCACCCACTAGAGCCACCATAACAGTCATGCAACTTTATTAAGATACAAAAGAGCGGGCACAACTAACTATTAATAACTTTTTTATGCTCATCTTACACAATAAGGCAAATTAAGGCTTCGTATCTATCAAGCATAACTTTGAGTTGTTTTACATCTTGCATTTTCTTTCTCCTTTACGTTTAAAATAAATTCCAGCCTTGCCTGTCTTCATTCATTTCAATTCAAAAACCAATGGCTTAAATTTTAACCCTAGTAGGCTATCCAACCAATCCGCCCACCATTGCAATTTCAAAAGCCAACGGCTTAAATTTTAACAGGGAAAAATGTTTTACCAGTTCCAGGTATGCCAACGTTTCAAAAGCCAACGGCTTAAATTTTAACCCTACGTTGTAAACACTCATCACTCTTTTATAGTCTAGTTTCAAAAGCCAACGGCTTAAATTTTAACGCAGCCTTAGCAAACAAAAATACAAAGATGAATATCGTTTCAAAAGCCAACGGCTTAAATTTTAACCCTCGGTTTTTGTCCTGTTTTTCACAACGCCGCGCGAGTTTCAAAAGCCAACGGCTTAAATTTTAACAAAAAGCATATCTGAAGAAACAATGGTTGGCGAATAGTTTCAAAAGCCAACGGCTTAAATTTTAACGAAATTTTAAGTGTTGAGCTACTTGTGTCGTAGCGTTTCAAAAGCCAACGGCTTAAATTTTAACTCCGTCAAGGCGAATATCCCTTGAAAGCATAGGAGTTTCAAAAGCCAACGGCTTAAATTTTAACATTGCCGTTTTGATTTTGTGGATCGCCTAACATTTCGTTTCAAAAGCCAACGGCTTAAATTTTAACCAAATCATCTAAAACATATTTTTCACCAAATGATTGTTTCAAAAGCCAACGGCTTAAATTTTAACTTATTCGGTTTTGCTACTGGTGCAAACTATTGGACGGTTTCAAAAGCCAACGGCTTAAATTTTAACGCGAAGCCAAAGGCTGGGGAGTATGGGTTGGAGCTCGTTTCAAAAGCCAACGGCTTAAATTTTAACACTTTGAGGATTTGGGACATCTTGAAGCGAGTGAGTGTTTCAAAAGCCAACGGCTTAAATTTTAACGCGTATATCGCGCAAATGCTTGATCCGTATTTAGCGTTTCAAAAGCCAACGGCTTAAATTTTAACCGCCTACGACGATGACGTAAGCGATGAATTTCTAAACGTTTCAAAAGCCAACGGCTTAAATTTTAACCAACTACCGGTTAGCGCAGATGTTCTTATTGAAACAGTTTCAAAAGCCAACGGCTTAAATTTTAACTTTTTAGCTCTTCCCATTTTTGCGGCAACCATATTTGTTTCAAAAGCCAACGGCTTAAATTTTAACTCGGCGAGCAGCTAGCAGGGCTTGATCTAGGCGTGAGTTTCAAAAGCCAACGGCTTAAATTTTAACATTGCCGTTTTGATTTTGTGGATCGCCTAACATTTCGTTTCAAAAGCCAACGGCTTAAATTTTAACCGTGGCGGCACTGCGTTTTCATCGGGTTTATTTGTAGTTTCAAAAGCCAACGGCTTAAATTTTAACTGTGATATACGAGTTGTATGCTCACCGCCACTATTGTTTCAAAAGCCAACGGCTTAAATTTTAACGCAAAGCAAAGCCATTGAGCGCGAGATAAACGAGCGTTTCAAAAGCCAACGGCTTAAATTTTAACTTGTAGGCTAGGTATTGGTCCCACAAGATAGGGTCGTTTCAAAAGCCAACGGCTTAAATTTTAACGCAGCGAAAACGAATACGAGGTTTACACATGGCTTTGTTTCAAAAGCCAACGGCTTAAATTTTAACCTACTACCAATTCTCTCTCTTTGCTGGAATTTTCTAGTTTCAAAAGCCAACGGCTTAAATTTTAACTCCTTATATTTGATGAAGTGCCACGCTCTGCACGAAGTTTCAAAAGCCAACGGCTTAAATTTTAACTCTAGGCGGTTTGCTCCGCCTCATTACAAAATCAAAGTTTCAAAAGCCAACGGCTTAAATTTTAACCTTTCAAGTCCGATGTCGTATTCGTCATTGATGGTAGTTTCAAAAGCCAACGGCTTAAATTTTAACACAGAGCCCGATCGCCTAGTGCGAATGCTAGGGGTAAGTTTCAAAAGCCAACGGCTTAAATTTTAACCTTATTGCCGTAGGTTTTGATTTTAGGTGGTTTTCATGTTTCAAAAGCCAACGGCTTAAATTTTAACACTATCCGCGAGAGAAAAACGGCGAACCGCTAAGCGTTTCAAAAGCCAACGGCTTAAATTTTAACGACTGGGTCGCGGCTGCAAACGAAAAAAAATAAAATAGTTTCAAAAGCCAACGGCTTAAATTTTAACCATCACTGGGTAAGAAAAACATAGCATTACCGCCGAGTTTCAAAAGCCAACGGCTTAAATTTTAACGTTCTCGCTCACCCTTTTATTGTTCTCATCCACAAAAGTTTCAAAAGCCAACGGCTTAAATTTTAACTAAACGGCTACAAATCTCAAATCAAACAGCATAAGTTTCAAAAGCCAACGGCTTAAATTTTAACCACGCTCCACTTGCGGTTACATATTTGACAAACCGGAGTTTCAAAAGCCAACGGCTTAAATTTTAACGTATGCCTCTCTTGAAGTTTGTGCGATCATTTATGTTCCGTTTCAAAAGCCAACGGCTTAAATTTTAACCTACTCCAAAATGCGGCGCAACGCATTTTTTAAGCTCCAGTTTCAAAAGCCAACGGCTTAAATTTTAACAGTTACCACCATGTGCAGTTGTGTTTGCCTTAGATGCAGTTTCAAAAGCCAACGGCTTAAATTTTAACCAGATGCTTAACCCAACTCTCACTGTAATACTTGAGGTTTCAAAAGCCAACGGCTTAAATTTTAACATCGATTTGCGCCGAAAAGCAAATTAATCCCGATCTTAGTTTCAAAAGCCAACGGCTTAAATTTTAACCGCTAATGCAGGCTCGAAAGAAGAACTGGACGCAAGTTTCAAAAGCCAACGGCTTAAATTTTAACTTATGCCGCTTAGCTCATCGCCGTTTAGCGTATCTTGTTTCAAAAGCCAACGGCTTAAATTTTAACCCAAAGGCTCTCCACTGCGCTGTATCTCATAAAGGTTTCAAAAGCCAACGGCTTAAAT
This is a stretch of genomic DNA from Campylobacter sp. RM6914. It encodes these proteins:
- a CDS encoding cytochrome c3 family protein, which produces MSKRRKYTLLGLVLAVIVGFVAFHQVQAASHKAEFCILCHNMQPQYDSFVSGNMLAKKHNDANVTCHDCHTPTIPEQLNEVRMYLTGNFDMPAKQRGFKNEQCVGCHKVDDIRKKTASYGMSNPHEGVHNKDNEMLECQSCHAVHHPQKLNTCMSCHPIDWKVDSSWRMYLPSEK
- a CDS encoding response regulator transcription factor, which produces MIEILLIEDDFDLAELLKYALAKSEIDVTIATNPLEGLKILNEKNTFDALVLDLGLPDMDGLEVCKKVRYGYPVLPIVISSARTETLDKIKGFELGADDYMAKPYDPIELVFRIRSILRRGIQITSDSKTFCVDKQRRIVIKNKEEISLTKAEFDIFIYFYEKEGVVIPREDILINLGQSKFQSGLKSIDVAIGRLRQKIGDDSKNPRYIHPVRGIGYKFINA
- a CDS encoding ArsS family sensor histidine kinase produces the protein MRSISIVKLITFFFFIALIIVNSAFYIESNRQIRDAEYFTYQRFMLGMRIRGQEDSGATEQLKQIGLKNSEYDPNEIRQNGEKIFSDSYADMIRYNKKLYFVPRFFSVDAKMLPRIMIAAGLDPLKNDITTHEVPLENLEEMSTRRIWILWFIVNIVMITFFIAVLRKLLKLRNLKNMIREAGEKDKFRLIKIEANDEIDQIASEFNTTMQKINAIKEARALFLRNILHEFRNPIMKGRIMADVIAELLQDDNFKNRLKQIFTRLEIILGEVVKVEKLVSNEWGLKKNRHRVMDIIDHSVDLLLLKDTSRIEVRAESEVSVVEVDFELYATGVKNLIDNALKYSNDKVIVSIDKNKLCISSVGDKLEEQRLDFERAFNRKVETSNSGLGLGLYIANQIFKKHGHVLKYKHEDGKNNFMICFN
- a CDS encoding FAD-dependent oxidoreductase; this encodes MVEENELSRRSFLKRSGALTLGSVAAGSALLTGCENPNNHLIHLEKEATKAPEVPKWLGIEPQISDAQIKKTLDTDVLIIGAGVSGLHAARAASEKGAKVIVIEKAGRFQVRSGQYGTLGNKFQRELGITYDKHAAINEHLKQMGYRADQRVWNYWADHSGEDFDWMIDLAPGVHFMMETDTQLDRSKINLMLMHYPLPAAYDPNEENSPSYPTVMTFLPNQEPMMELVYKKSIEQGTKYIFKTRAQKLLRDKTTGKMQGAIAQDMADGSYIKINAKSVILATGDYMNNPEMAKTFVPWVANFFCPFPNLDYKNNPTNTGDGHRLGSWIGAKLEDGPHAPVAHTLGGPLGVDAFLLTNAKGERFTNEDLSGQQVTQPLSRQPGGFGWQVFDAKFPEQVEFMGVSHGSVNHCVAPEDNPKLPPDCQWAIGKTSYISVKDLEEMPGVFKANSIEELAGMLYPDNKKAQTKFLATIKRYNELCDKGHDDDFGKTAKRMFPVRHAPFYAGKMDVGASLVVMGGFTVEPNTANVLDAEYNEISGLYACGNVMGGRFLGDYPVVLAGTSHATCLCYGRLAGYQAAANAKGGRA